CCCGGAGAACCAGTCCGTGTGGATGTCGCACGGCGACGCCTGCTCCGCCGCCCCCGAGGGCTTCACCGTCACCGCGTCGACGAACGTCGTACCCGTGGCGGCCTTCGAGAACGACGAGAAGAAGCTGTACGGCGTGCAGTACCACCCCGAGGTGATGCACTCCACGCACGGCCAGCAGATCCTGGAGCACTTCCTCTACCGCGGCGCCGGCCTCGCCCCCACCTGGACCACCGGCAACATCGTCGAGGAACAGATCGCGGCCATCAAGGCGCAGGTCGGCGACAAGCGCGCCATCTGCGGCCTGTCCGGCGGCGTGGACTCCGCGGTCGCCGCGGCCCTCGTGCAGAAGGCCATCGGCTCCCAGCTGACCTGCGTCTACGTCGACCACGGCCTGATGCGCAAGGGTGAGACCGAGCAGGTCGAGAAGGACTTCGTCGCCGCCACCGGCGTGCAGCTGAAGGTCGTCGACGCGCAGGAGCGCTTCCTGACCGCCCTCGCCGGCGTCTCCGACCCCGAGACCAAGCGGAAGATCATCGGCCGCGAGTTCATCCGCGTCTTCGAGCAGGCCCAGCTGGAGATCCTCCAGGAGGACGGCCCCGCGGTCGCCTTCCTCGTGCAGGGCACCCTGTACCCGGACGTCGTCGAGTCCGGCGGCGGCACCGGCACCGCGAACATCAAGTCGCACCACAACGTCGGCGGCCTCCCCGACGACATCGAGTTCGAGCTCGTCGAGCCGCTGCGCCAGCTGTTCAAGGACGAGGTCCGCATGGTCGGCCAGGAGCTCGGCCTGCCCGACGAGATCGTCCAGCGCCAGCCCTTCCCCGGCCCCGGCCTCGGCATCCGCATCGTCGGCGAGGTCACCAAGGAGCGCCTGGACCTGCTGCGCGAGGCCGACGCCATCGCCCGCCACGAGCTGACCGCGGCCGGCCTGGACCGCGAGATCTGGCAGTGCCCGGTCGTCCTGCTCGCGGACGTCCGCAGCGTCGGCGTCCAGGGCGACGGCCGCACCTACGGCCACCCGATCGTGCTGCGCCCCGTCTCCTCCGAGGACGCCATGACCGCGGACTGGACCCGCATGCCCTACGAGGTGCTGGCCCGGATCTCCACCCGCATCACCAACGAGGTGCCGGAGGTGAACCGGGTGGTCCTCGACTGCACGAGCAAGCCCCCGGGCACCATCGAGTGGGAGTAGCCCCCACCCGCCGCGCGTGACGAGCCGCCGCTCCCTTTGGAGCGGCGGCTCCGCCGTTTCTCTGGCCACTTGGCAGGGGCGCGGGTACCTTGCGCCGACGACGCCGGAGACGGACCGACGGAGGGCGGGCGATGTCCGAGGAGACGGGGACGCCGGGCACACGGCCCGGCCCGGTGCCGGTGGACCGGCTGGCGTTCGAGATGCCGCCCGCGCACACGGACCCGGCCCAGGAGCGGGCGTACCGCAAGGAGCGGCTGGCGGGCGCGCTGCGGCTGTTCGCCCGCCTCGGGTACGAGGACGGCGTCGCCGGGCACGCCACCGCCCGGGACCCCGAGTACGACGACTGCTACTGGGTGAACCCCTTCGGCCGCGCGTTCGCCGCCCTCCGGCCCGAGGACCTGCTGCTCGTCGACGGGGACGGGCGGGTGGTCCAGGGGGAGCGGCGCGTCAACCAGCTGGCCTTCGCCGTGCACGCCGCCGTGCACCGGGCCCGCCCCGACGCGGTCGCCGTCATCCGCGCGCAGGCCCCGTACGGCAGGGCGCTGGCCGCCCTCGGCGAACTGATCGCCCCGATCACCCACGAGGCCTGCGCCTTCTACGAGGACCACGCGCTGCTCGACGAGTACGCCGGCGCGGAGGACGGCGCGCGCATCGCCCGCGCGCTCGGCCCGTACAAGGCGCTCGTCCTGCGCAACCACGGGCTGCTGACGGTCGGCGGATCGGTGGACGCGGCCGCGTGGTGGTTCGTCTCCGCGGAACGGGCCGCGCAGGTGCAGCTGATCGCGCGGGCCGCCGGGAAACCGGTCCTCATCGACCACCGCAGCGCCGTGGCCACCCGCGAGCGGTTCGGCGGGGACCTCGCCGGCTGGGTGAGCTACCAGCCGCTGTGGCAGACCGTCGCGGACCTGGCGTCAACATCATGAACCGTTAATCACCTGCTCTGACATCGTGCGCAATCCGGAGCACTGCCCCAGTGGTGCACAATTCGCTGGCATTGCCCCGTAGTTCAGAGAGGCGGCACGTACGTGGCTGTCCAAGAGATGTCCCGCGGCACCCATACCACTGCCTGCGCCTGCGAAGAGTGCGCACGGGAAGGGCACCGCCGAGCGGTCGCCGCGTTCCTGGAGAAGCGCGACGAGTTCGCCGCCGGGCAGGGCGTGCCGGCCGCCGTCGCCCACTCCCTCGGCGCCTCCCGCCAGTGGGTCTCCGACGAACTGGCCCTGTCCGCCCGTACCGTCGCCGAACGGGGCCGGGAGGCCGGGAACTCCTGGCTGTACGTCTTCTCCCGGCGGGCCGTCCTCGCCGTGTGGATCGCCGCCGGCGTCCTGCTCCTGGTCCAGGTCGCCGCCGCGCTCGGCACCGGCTGGTCCACGGCGCGCACCGCCGGACTGCTCGCGGCGCTGCTGCTCGCCGGACTGCTGACGCTCGCCGCCCGCGCCCAGTCGGTGCGCGGCGGGCTGCTCGCCCCGCTCGTCGGCGAGGACAACCGGCTGTCCACCTCCAAGGCGGTGCCCACCGCCTGGGTGGTGCTGACGGCCTTCGCCACGCTGCTCCTGGCGCTGCGGCTCGCCGCCTCGGCCCCCGGTCCGGAGCGGCAGGCGCTGTACGCGGGCCTCGCCCTGGACCG
This DNA window, taken from Streptomyces sp. TN58, encodes the following:
- the guaA gene encoding glutamine-hydrolyzing GMP synthase — its product is MPEAPSAAHDSAPDTVLVVDFGAQYAQLIARRVREARVYSEIVPSSMPVDEMLAKSPKAIILSGGPSSVYEEGAPQLDRAIFEAGVPVFGMCYGFQLMATSLGGTVDNTGAREYGRTPLAVSKAGSTLFEGTPENQSVWMSHGDACSAAPEGFTVTASTNVVPVAAFENDEKKLYGVQYHPEVMHSTHGQQILEHFLYRGAGLAPTWTTGNIVEEQIAAIKAQVGDKRAICGLSGGVDSAVAAALVQKAIGSQLTCVYVDHGLMRKGETEQVEKDFVAATGVQLKVVDAQERFLTALAGVSDPETKRKIIGREFIRVFEQAQLEILQEDGPAVAFLVQGTLYPDVVESGGGTGTANIKSHHNVGGLPDDIEFELVEPLRQLFKDEVRMVGQELGLPDEIVQRQPFPGPGLGIRIVGEVTKERLDLLREADAIARHELTAAGLDREIWQCPVVLLADVRSVGVQGDGRTYGHPIVLRPVSSEDAMTADWTRMPYEVLARISTRITNEVPEVNRVVLDCTSKPPGTIEWE
- a CDS encoding class II aldolase/adducin family protein, with product MSEETGTPGTRPGPVPVDRLAFEMPPAHTDPAQERAYRKERLAGALRLFARLGYEDGVAGHATARDPEYDDCYWVNPFGRAFAALRPEDLLLVDGDGRVVQGERRVNQLAFAVHAAVHRARPDAVAVIRAQAPYGRALAALGELIAPITHEACAFYEDHALLDEYAGAEDGARIARALGPYKALVLRNHGLLTVGGSVDAAAWWFVSAERAAQVQLIARAAGKPVLIDHRSAVATRERFGGDLAGWVSYQPLWQTVADLASTS